Proteins from a genomic interval of Pseudanabaena yagii GIHE-NHR1:
- a CDS encoding transposase gives MDSAGSRGIDGGKKVKGRKRFIMVDTLGLVFGALVCPANVGERAGAMRLLANLKYPLRRLQKILVDKGFSGEDITQWVKDNFSCTWEVSKRAEAQKGFVVESKRWVVERTFAWIDKYRRLSKDYEFYENISESFIYIALIRKMLKNLTAVN, from the coding sequence ATGGATAGTGCAGGTAGTCGTGGTATTGATGGTGGTAAAAAGGTCAAGGGTCGCAAACGCTTCATCATGGTTGATACATTGGGGTTAGTCTTTGGCGCTCTCGTATGCCCAGCAAATGTTGGCGAGAGAGCAGGAGCGATGAGACTATTAGCAAATCTCAAGTATCCACTGAGACGCTTACAAAAGATATTAGTTGACAAGGGATTCTCTGGCGAGGATATCACCCAGTGGGTTAAAGACAACTTTAGTTGCACTTGGGAAGTAAGCAAACGGGCTGAAGCGCAGAAAGGGTTTGTTGTTGAATCAAAGCGTTGGGTAGTGGAGAGAACCTTCGCTTGGATAGACAAATATCGTAGACTTAGCAAGGACTATGAATTTTATGAGAATATCTCAGAGTCGTTTATTTACATAGCTTTGATCCGAAAAATGCTTAAAAATCTTACTGCTGTCAATTGA
- a CDS encoding HAD family hydrolase yields the protein MAAILFDLDGTLTDPKVGITTCIQYAMSKLGHQPPITDELLWCIGPPLSLSFAQLLQTEEQAVINRAISLYRDRFSTIGLFENELYPEIPKALASIRADGYQTYVATSKPHVYAKQIIEHFELSAFFDGIYGSELDSTRSIKGELIKHILLTENLDPNATVMIGDRSHDVIGAKQNQVFAIGVTYGYGSPEELNNHGADAIVHSPKEIPPLIAVKF from the coding sequence ATGGCAGCAATTTTATTTGATCTTGATGGCACTCTCACCGATCCGAAGGTTGGGATTACGACCTGTATTCAATATGCGATGTCCAAACTTGGTCATCAACCACCAATTACTGATGAATTGCTATGGTGTATTGGACCACCCCTAAGTCTAAGTTTTGCACAACTGCTACAAACTGAGGAGCAAGCTGTAATTAATCGTGCTATTTCTTTGTATCGCGATCGCTTCTCAACCATTGGCTTATTTGAAAATGAGCTTTATCCCGAAATTCCCAAAGCACTTGCATCTATTCGTGCAGATGGCTATCAAACCTATGTAGCAACCTCTAAACCCCATGTGTACGCGAAGCAGATTATTGAGCATTTTGAATTGTCGGCTTTCTTTGATGGCATCTATGGCAGTGAATTAGATAGTACACGCAGTATTAAAGGTGAATTAATTAAGCATATTTTACTCACAGAAAATCTTGATCCTAATGCAACCGTGATGATTGGCGATCGCTCTCATGATGTGATTGGTGCAAAGCAAAATCAAGTTTTTGCGATCGGAGTCACCTATGGTTATGGCTCACCAGAAGAATTAAATAATCATGGTGCTGATGCTATTGTTCATTCCCCGAAAGAAATTCCTCCATTGATTGCAGTGAAATTCTGA
- a CDS encoding formamidase, which produces MSGLGGLNKTPNGLVIGMVQLQLPTVVTKQDLAAQTQRICEMVAKARRNMATMDLVVFPEYSLHGLSMDTNPEIMCNLDGAEVAAFKQACIDNNIWGCFSLMEYNPQGNPYNSGIIIDNQGELKLYYRKLHPWVPVEPWEPGDLGIPVCEGPNGSKIALIICHDGMFPEMARECAYKGAEIMIRTAGYTAPIRHSWQITNQANAFCNLMVTASVCMCGSDGSFDSMGEGMIVNFDGQPLVMGSHRPDEIITAEVRPDLVREARKYWSVENNIYQFGHRGYVAVKGGAQDCPYTYMQDMVKGKYSLPWEEEVIYKDGTSCGFPVPERTYSNPK; this is translated from the coding sequence ATGAGTGGACTCGGCGGCTTAAATAAAACCCCTAATGGTTTAGTGATAGGGATGGTGCAACTTCAACTTCCAACAGTTGTCACCAAACAAGACTTAGCAGCCCAAACTCAACGTATTTGTGAAATGGTCGCTAAAGCAAGGCGAAATATGGCAACTATGGATCTCGTCGTATTCCCTGAATATTCTTTGCATGGTCTGTCGATGGATACTAATCCAGAAATCATGTGTAACTTAGATGGGGCAGAAGTAGCAGCATTTAAGCAAGCTTGCATTGACAATAATATTTGGGGTTGCTTCTCATTGATGGAATATAATCCTCAAGGTAATCCCTATAACAGTGGAATTATCATTGACAATCAAGGCGAATTGAAACTTTACTATCGCAAACTACATCCTTGGGTTCCAGTTGAACCTTGGGAACCGGGGGATCTCGGAATCCCAGTTTGTGAAGGACCTAATGGGAGTAAGATCGCGCTGATTATTTGTCATGATGGCATGTTTCCTGAAATGGCGAGGGAATGTGCTTATAAGGGCGCAGAAATCATGATTCGTACTGCTGGTTATACAGCTCCAATTCGTCATTCTTGGCAGATCACTAATCAAGCAAATGCTTTCTGTAACCTGATGGTGACAGCTTCGGTCTGCATGTGTGGGTCTGATGGTAGCTTTGACTCTATGGGGGAAGGGATGATTGTTAACTTTGATGGTCAGCCTTTGGTGATGGGTAGTCACCGTCCTGATGAGATTATTACTGCCGAAGTTCGTCCCGATCTAGTTCGTGAAGCTCGCAAATATTGGAGTGTAGAAAATAATATTTACCAATTTGGGCATCGAGGCTATGTGGCTGTCAAAGGTGGCGCTCAAGACTGTCCCTACACGTATATGCAGGATATGGTAAAGGGAAAGTATTCTCTCCCTTGGGAAGAAGAAGTAATCTATAAAGATGGAACTTCTTGTGGATTTCCCGTGCCTGAGCGGACATATAGCAATCCGAAATAG
- a CDS encoding YpsA SLOG family protein, translating into MNTPVTLIISGGQTGADWGGLLAAADVGIAIGGLAPKGYLTELGANLELAKFGLVESDSADYEVRTVHNVLAADATVIFADHIDSDGTKLTIATCIKYQKPYLINPNALTLHDWLLEQQIKVLNVAGNRESIAQGISDRTRQIVRDALLY; encoded by the coding sequence ATGAACACTCCCGTAACTTTAATCATTTCAGGTGGACAAACTGGTGCAGACTGGGGCGGATTGTTGGCGGCGGCGGATGTTGGTATTGCTATAGGTGGACTTGCTCCTAAAGGATACCTAACTGAGTTGGGAGCAAACCTAGAGCTTGCCAAGTTTGGCTTGGTTGAATCAGATAGCGCTGATTATGAGGTTCGCACTGTCCACAATGTCCTAGCTGCTGATGCAACGGTGATTTTTGCGGATCATATCGACAGCGACGGAACAAAATTAACGATCGCCACTTGCATCAAATATCAAAAGCCTTATCTCATCAATCCCAATGCTTTAACTTTGCATGATTGGCTATTGGAACAACAAATCAAAGTATTAAATGTGGCTGGTAATCGAGAATCTATAGCCCAAGGCATCAGCGATCGCACAAGGCAAATTGTTAGAGATGCCCTGTTATACTAA
- the cutA gene encoding divalent-cation tolerance protein CutA translates to MSNPELIVIMTTFPDLNIANNIAKILVEEKLAACVQVMPSMTSTYIWEGKTCQESEHLVLIKTMASLYESLSARLSSLHPYEVPEIIAIPAIAVEQNYLLWAKSIFGDSLE, encoded by the coding sequence ATGTCTAACCCAGAGTTAATAGTCATTATGACAACCTTTCCCGATCTAAATATTGCCAATAACATTGCCAAAATACTTGTCGAAGAAAAACTTGCTGCTTGCGTTCAAGTGATGCCCAGTATGACATCTACCTATATTTGGGAAGGTAAAACCTGTCAAGAATCAGAGCATCTAGTTTTAATCAAAACCATGGCAAGCCTTTATGAATCCCTATCAGCTAGATTGAGTTCTCTACATCCCTATGAAGTGCCAGAAATTATTGCCATACCAGCGATCGCAGTTGAGCAAAATTATTTACTCTGGGCAAAATCTATTTTTGGAGATTCTTTGGAATAA
- a CDS encoding DUF29 domain-containing protein produces MEMGLYKEDFYRWTVEQSNLLRSIELEGLDTKNLAEEIASLGRQERKELRTHFNVVLGHLLKWHLLPQERSKLWQVTIDSERREILWILRDSPSLKENLSEIIKDSYEAALYLVRLETSLESKDLPKECPYNGEQILDLCFPTGIDEELD; encoded by the coding sequence ATGGAAATGGGTTTATATAAAGAAGATTTTTATCGGTGGACAGTAGAGCAATCTAATCTATTACGATCAATTGAATTAGAAGGGCTTGATACAAAAAACCTAGCCGAAGAGATTGCATCGTTGGGGAGGCAAGAACGGAAAGAGTTAAGGACTCATTTTAATGTTGTACTTGGTCATTTACTAAAGTGGCATTTACTACCACAAGAGCGCAGTAAACTTTGGCAAGTGACAATTGACAGCGAACGTCGAGAAATTCTCTGGATATTGCGAGACAGCCCTAGCCTCAAAGAAAATCTCAGCGAAATTATCAAGGATAGTTATGAGGCAGCTTTGTATCTTGTGAGGCTTGAAACTTCTCTTGAGTCTAAGGATTTGCCAAAAGAATGTCCTTATAATGGTGAACAAATTTTGGATTTATGTTTTCCTACTGGTATTGATGAGGAGTTGGATTAA
- a CDS encoding transposase: protein MRQAYNTDLSNEEWEIIAPMLPKPSKLGRPPKTNFREVLNGIFYIAKNGCTWENLPHDLPPYSTVYFYFQRWTKTGVIAEINYQISTQVRLADGREATPSLVSLDSQSAKYRTKI from the coding sequence ATGCGCCAAGCCTATAATACCGATTTATCCAATGAAGAGTGGGAAATAATTGCACCAATGCTGCCAAAACCATCAAAATTGGGGAGACCACCAAAAACAAATTTTCGGGAAGTGCTGAATGGGATTTTCTACATAGCCAAGAATGGTTGTACATGGGAAAATCTGCCCCATGATTTGCCACCATATTCAACGGTCTACTTCTACTTTCAAAGATGGACAAAAACAGGAGTTATAGCTGAAATCAATTACCAGATAAGCACACAAGTACGATTAGCTGATGGTCGAGAAGCAACACCGAGTCTAGTCAGTCTCGATAGTCAAAGTGCTAAGTACAGGACAAAAATTTAA
- a CDS encoding type II toxin-antitoxin system Phd/YefM family antitoxin: METVNIHQAKTNLSRLLSRVELGEEIVISNRGVPVAKLVPFCTSSNRKASLGIDRGRFVVPEDFNDPLPEDILSAFEGGEG; encoded by the coding sequence ATGGAAACCGTTAATATTCATCAGGCTAAAACTAATCTTTCCCGTCTTTTGTCAAGGGTTGAACTTGGAGAAGAGATTGTTATTTCTAACCGAGGTGTTCCCGTTGCTAAGCTCGTTCCATTTTGTACTTCTTCTAATCGAAAAGCTAGTTTAGGAATAGATCGTGGGCGTTTTGTCGTGCCTGAAGATTTTAATGATCCTTTGCCAGAAGATATTTTGTCAGCATTTGAGGGTGGTGAAGGGTGA
- a CDS encoding IS4 family transposase translates to MKEINLFREKLQQHLQWNRARLAFVSMFLIALMRVKTVNLAEIATGFSGYAKVESHYKRLQRFFRDFEVDYEKIALMVVKVMQIPEPWVISIDRTDWEFGKTVFNVLTLGIVHYGIAFPLVWMMLDKKGNSNTRERCELCNRFLEIFGDRKIDFLSADREFVGEDWLDYLLCEPCNRFRIRRKNTLLNDGQKKLRADICFQDLQVGQSKVLSKPRKVWNHWLRIAAMRLDDGDLLIVATTHDPDTAIADYAKRWAIETLFGCFKTRGFCLESTHLQDPERLSKLIALLTLALCWAFSSGLWLAQLNPLKPKKHGRLPKSIFRLGFDFLRHIIFDLHLNSQAFFNSIKFLSCT, encoded by the coding sequence ATGAAAGAGATTAACCTATTCCGAGAAAAGTTGCAGCAACATCTGCAATGGAATAGAGCAAGACTAGCCTTTGTGTCCATGTTCTTGATCGCGCTAATGCGAGTAAAGACAGTAAACCTAGCTGAAATTGCCACAGGATTTAGTGGTTATGCCAAAGTCGAATCACACTATAAGAGGTTACAGAGATTTTTTCGAGACTTTGAAGTGGACTATGAAAAGATCGCACTCATGGTCGTCAAAGTCATGCAAATCCCCGAACCTTGGGTAATTTCTATCGACCGCACCGATTGGGAATTCGGTAAAACCGTGTTTAATGTGCTGACATTGGGAATAGTGCATTACGGTATTGCATTCCCGTTGGTATGGATGATGCTGGACAAAAAAGGTAACTCAAACACCCGTGAGCGCTGTGAATTGTGTAATCGATTTCTGGAAATATTTGGAGACCGCAAAATCGACTTTTTGAGTGCAGACCGAGAGTTTGTCGGTGAGGATTGGTTAGATTACTTGTTGTGTGAACCATGTAACCGTTTTCGTATCCGCCGTAAAAATACTTTGCTCAATGACGGGCAGAAAAAACTGCGTGCCGACATTTGTTTTCAAGACCTCCAAGTTGGTCAGTCCAAAGTATTGTCCAAGCCCAGAAAGGTTTGGAACCATTGGCTTCGTATAGCCGCTATGCGTCTTGATGATGGCGATTTATTAATTGTCGCGACGACTCATGACCCTGATACGGCTATTGCTGACTATGCTAAGCGTTGGGCTATTGAGACTTTATTCGGGTGCTTTAAAACCCGTGGCTTTTGTTTGGAGTCCACTCATCTTCAAGATCCTGAACGTCTTTCCAAACTAATTGCTTTGCTTACTCTGGCTTTATGTTGGGCTTTTTCTTCTGGGCTTTGGTTGGCTCAACTAAATCCCCTCAAGCCTAAAAAACACGGTCGTCTTCCTAAAAGCATTTTTCGCCTTGGTTTTGATTTCCTTCGTCACATCATCTTTGACTTACATCTCAATTCTCAAGCCTTCTTTAACTCCATTAAATTTTTGTCCTGTACTTAG
- a CDS encoding QcrA and Rieske domain-containing protein, which translates to MERRKFLMLFGVGTVASYLPVAIAACSSLLKPDAASAQSNFLVVGTVADLDNAGQILKDTEIGTIAVVRSPDNPQNLAAVDPTCTHNGCTTSWDSSSQSYNCPCHGAKFDAYGNGISGPSRKPLRTYDATIQGNSVLVRRS; encoded by the coding sequence GTGGAACGTCGTAAATTTTTGATGTTGTTTGGTGTTGGCACTGTGGCAAGTTATCTGCCTGTAGCGATCGCGGCTTGTTCTTCTTTGTTAAAACCCGATGCGGCTTCAGCACAATCTAATTTTTTGGTAGTTGGCACTGTCGCCGATCTAGACAATGCAGGTCAAATTCTTAAGGACACTGAAATTGGGACTATTGCAGTGGTTCGCTCTCCTGATAATCCACAAAACCTAGCAGCCGTCGATCCTACCTGTACCCATAACGGCTGTACGACAAGTTGGGATAGTAGCAGCCAAAGTTACAACTGTCCTTGTCATGGTGCTAAGTTTGATGCCTATGGCAATGGCATTAGTGGACCATCTAGAAAACCTCTCAGAACTTACGATGCGACAATTCAAGGTAATTCAGTTTTAGTTAGAAGAAGTTAA
- a CDS encoding cytochrome P450, which yields MPLPVGSNLNPILQLAQWITDPLGVMDSNAAQFGDIFTLRWAGLKNIVMVSEPNALQVVLTSPSFTAPGEANEIARPLVGDRSVILMSGEQHQQRRKLLMPPFHGDRLVSYGHIISKISNQVIDQIGLNQAFNVRAIMQDITLRVILQVVFGLYEGERLELLKQRLVTRLDVSSTKLGAMFIFLPFLRQDLGAWSPWGRVMKMQKDCDELIYAEIQERRANPDPERIDILNLLLATQDEDGNYLGDVDLRDELMTLLFAGHETTATALAWALYWVHKLPDVYQRLMSELQSLGDRPDPMAIFKAPYLTAVCNETLRIYPVAMTTFSRLVKTPVEISGQMLDAGTEVLASIYLTHRRTDLYPEPEKFRPERFLERQFSPYEFIPFGGGSRRCLGMALAQFEMKIILATILTNARLSLSNPSQNLSPVRRGALLAPEANFTMLKS from the coding sequence ATGCCTCTTCCTGTTGGTTCTAATCTCAATCCTATTTTGCAATTAGCTCAGTGGATTACTGATCCTTTAGGAGTTATGGATAGCAATGCGGCTCAGTTTGGGGATATCTTTACCTTGCGTTGGGCGGGATTAAAAAACATTGTGATGGTCAGCGAACCGAATGCTTTACAAGTAGTATTGACTAGTCCTTCTTTTACGGCTCCTGGGGAAGCTAATGAGATTGCTCGTCCTTTGGTTGGCGATCGCTCAGTAATTTTAATGAGTGGTGAGCAACACCAACAACGCCGCAAGTTGTTAATGCCTCCTTTTCATGGCGATCGCTTGGTCAGCTATGGTCATATTATTAGCAAAATTAGCAATCAAGTTATAGACCAAATTGGCTTAAATCAAGCTTTTAATGTCAGAGCTATCATGCAAGACATCACGTTGCGGGTAATCTTGCAGGTAGTGTTCGGTTTGTATGAGGGTGAGCGCTTAGAATTACTGAAGCAACGCTTGGTTACTCGGCTAGATGTATCTTCCACAAAGTTGGGAGCGATGTTTATTTTTCTTCCCTTCCTACGCCAAGATTTAGGTGCGTGGAGTCCTTGGGGACGTGTCATGAAAATGCAAAAGGATTGCGATGAGTTGATTTATGCTGAAATTCAGGAACGTCGAGCTAATCCTGACCCCGAACGGATTGATATCCTTAATCTCTTGTTAGCGACTCAGGATGAGGATGGTAATTATTTAGGTGATGTGGATTTGCGTGATGAGTTAATGACTTTGCTGTTTGCGGGACATGAAACAACGGCTACGGCTCTAGCTTGGGCTTTGTATTGGGTGCATAAGTTACCCGATGTTTATCAACGATTAATGTCGGAGCTACAAAGCTTAGGCGATCGCCCCGATCCCATGGCTATCTTTAAGGCTCCTTACCTAACTGCTGTTTGTAATGAGACTTTGCGGATTTATCCTGTGGCAATGACGACTTTCTCAAGACTAGTAAAGACTCCCGTAGAAATTTCAGGTCAAATGTTGGATGCTGGCACAGAAGTCCTTGCTTCTATTTACCTCACGCATCGCCGTACAGATTTGTATCCTGAACCTGAGAAGTTTCGTCCTGAAAGGTTCCTCGAACGTCAATTTTCTCCCTATGAGTTTATTCCTTTTGGCGGTGGTAGTCGTCGGTGTTTAGGTATGGCTTTGGCTCAGTTTGAAATGAAAATTATTTTGGCGACCATTTTAACTAATGCTCGGTTGAGTCTTAGCAATCCATCCCAAAATCTTTCCCCCGTAAGGCGTGGGGCTTTACTTGCTCCAGAAGCTAATTTTACGATGCTCAAATCCTAA
- a CDS encoding nuclease A inhibitor family protein, whose translation MTAKEITDHLSTLSKDLLFPSESEYPL comes from the coding sequence ATGACAGCCAAAGAAATCACCGATCACCTCTCGACTCTATCCAAAGATTTGCTATTCCCCAGTGAATCCGAATATCCCCTATAA